In Lycium ferocissimum isolate CSIRO_LF1 chromosome 11, AGI_CSIRO_Lferr_CH_V1, whole genome shotgun sequence, a single genomic region encodes these proteins:
- the LOC132037409 gene encoding uncharacterized protein LOC132037409 — protein sequence MEEGVPSREEPKSWEELYNVNLVPSELFLKFRKEIQGFRVGVNLEFYNNPSNEYIGKLVLKPLAPERRWKFICEPLHREVRLLSKKIPVTKFLNLQVGIGHNFQLHATGWKWKLTTCLGGDGVSRIRNKTSLGLCPGVDFRFGWRADYVLPEITGAVGTGEPLFNMNSGKLEASLDRVEAIFSQ from the exons ATGGAGGAAGGTGTTCCAAGTAGAGAAGAACCCAAATCATGGGAAGAGCTTTACAATGTCAATTTGGTTCCTTCTGAGCTTTTTCTCAAGTTCAGAAAAGAAATTCAGGGTTTTCGTGTTGGCGTTAACTTGGAg TTTTATAACAATCCAAGCAATGAATATATTGGAAAACTGGTTTTAAAGCCTTTAGCTCCTGAACGGCGATGGAAGTTCATATGTGAGCCATTGCATCGTGAAGTTCGCCTTCTATCAAAGAAGATCCCAGTTACAAAATTTCTGAACCTTCAG GTAGGGATAGGCCACAATTTTCAGTTGCATGCAACTGGTTGGAAATGGAAGCTCACGACTTGTTTGGGTGGAGATGGTGTCTCCAGGATCCGCAATAAGACGTCACTTGGATTATGTCCTGGTGTCGATTTTCGTTTTGGGTGGAGAGCAGACTATGTTCTTCCTGAAATTACTGG GGCTGTAGGCACCGGTGAGCCATTGTTCAATATGAACTCTGGAAAATTAGAAGCATCGCTGGATAGAGTGGAGGCCATCTTTAGCCAATAA
- the LOC132037408 gene encoding uncharacterized protein LOC132037408, producing the protein MTSSKLRHSCSFPILLLSFLNFILLILSAASVAPIVVLKTPPTSLGWSFLMVSAISLLSCFIGFYSQLTHCCFITHLSLLLASSIGQLLGILALFTKEKSSLSMLKSPRDPREAKVLVRLECGVLMAMFVMQLGVLVLTCAVQSCWVRDYEGLEAEREAWSRKRNQRIAKVQEESMANATKISEMKAKELDEKIKNKYGQWVKTDFEG; encoded by the coding sequence atgaCTTCTTCAAAGTTAAGGCATTCTTGTTCCTTCCCAATtttacttctttcttttttgaatttcattcttttaatTCTCTCAGCAGCCTCAGTAGCTCCTATAGTTGTCCTCAAAACTCCACCAACTTCACTAGGTTGGTCTTTCCTCATGGTTTCTGCCATATCActtctttcttgtttcattGGTTTCTATTCCCAACTAACTCATTGTTGCTTCATAACACACCTCTCCCTTCTCTTGGCATCGTCCATCGGCCAATTACTAGGCATTCTAGCCTTGTTCACTAAGGAAAAATCGAGTCTTTCGATGCTGAAATCACCGAGAGACCCTAGAGAAGCTAAAGTTTTGGTGAGATTGGAATGTGGGGTTTTGATGGCTATGTTTGTAATGCAATTGGGAGTGTTGGTTTTGACTTGTGCAGTGCAGAGTTGTTGGGTGAGAGATTATGAAGGTCTTGAGGCAGAGAGAGAGGCATGGTCAAGGAAGAGGAATCAGAGGATTGCAAAAGTTCAAGAAGAGTCTATGGCAAATGCAACAAAGATTTCTGAAATGAAAGCTAAGGAGTTGGATGAGAAGATTAAGAACAAATATGGTCAGTGGGTAAAAACTGATTTTGAAGGCTAG
- the LOC132037410 gene encoding pentatricopeptide repeat-containing protein At2g29760, chloroplastic-like — protein MSANSLRRLLRKLEPLFSVPFHLPNSSNQPFLHFSYLLSSCNSLESLKRLHALVLTNGYHANLTICTKIISLACSLSSTMDYARKLFDQMPQRDVFAWNTLIRGYSNLGPCQESVILYKDMHFQGFLADNYTFPFVLRSCSVLSALREGREVHCNVIKSGFENDVFVQSSLITLYAQSGETLDSELVFDQMRVRNIVSWTAVIAGYVQNGIPEKGLGIFLKMVNSGTLPNAITLVSVLPACARLECLELGMLIHGYSIKLGVETDVSLVNALIAFYGKCGLVDVARSLFDQMKEHSVVSWNAIIAAYEQNDAGSATIKLFHRMLDQGVEFDYITVVTVISACARLGALGTGKWVHELVKSKGLECNVPITNALIDMYAKCGSMELARDVFDSLPNRSVVSWTSIIGACASHGHGRDALQLFSKMKDEAMQPNSFTFTAVLTACRHSGLVQEGRKHFESMKTEYSIVPEVEQCACMVDLLGRAGQLREAYEFIQNMPIEPDANVWGALLGACKIHGNLELAESLADRLFDLNPQTVPFYILMKNIYAEAGRWEDVARLKFLLDEVEAEKIPGKSSVEINQRIHTFLSGSRISNFSRVPLHEYGVQLKY, from the coding sequence ATGTCAGCCAATTCGCTAAGGAGACTACTCAGGAAACTTGAGCCTCTCTTCAGTGTACCCTTTCACTTGCCTAATTCTTCCAACCAGCCATTCCTCCATTTCAGCTACCTATTAAGCTCATGCAATTCCCTCGAATCCCTCAAACGATTACACGCTTTGGTCTTGACAAATGGTTATCACGCAAACCTCACAATATGCACCAAGATTATATCATTGGCGTGCTCTTTATCGTCCACAATGGACTATGCTCGGAAACTGTTCGACCAAATGCCTCAAAGAGATGTGTTTGCTTGGAACACCTTGATTCGGGGATATTCCAATCTTGGTCCTTGTCAAGAATCCGTAATTCTTTATAAAGACATGCATTTCCAAGGATTCTTAGCTGATAACTATACGTTCCCTTTTGTACTTCGTTCTTGCTCTGTGCTGTCCGCTTTGAGAGAAGGTAGAGAAGTACATTGTAACGTTATTAAAAGTGGATTTGAAAATGATGTGTTTGTACAGAGTTCTTTGATTACTCTGTATGCGCAGAGCGGGGAGACTTTGGATTCAGAGTTGGTGTTTGATCAAATGAGAGTGAGGAATATCGTTTCTTGGACTGCTGTGATTGCGGGGTACGTGCAAAATGGAATTCCTGAGAAGGGGTTAgggatttttttgaaaatggtcaaTTCGGGTACTCTACCTAATGCTATTACTTTGGTGAGTGTACTTCCGGCATGTGCAAGGTTGGAGTGTTTGGAACTGGGAATGTTGATTCATGGATATAGTATTAAGTTAGGGGTGGAAACAGATGTTTCACTAGTTAACGCTTTGATTGCATTCTACGGGAAGTGTGGACTCGTTGATGTCGCTAGGTCTTTGTTTGATCAAATGAAGGAGCATAGTGTGGTTTCATGGAATGCGATAATTGCTGCTTATGAGCAAAATGATGCTGGTTCTGCGACAATAAAGCTATTTCATAGGATGCTAGATCAAGGGGTAGAGTTCGATTATATTACAGTGGTTACCGTTATTTCGGCTTGTGCTAGGTTGGGGGCACTTGGTACTGGAAAATGGGTTCATGAGCTTGTAAAGAGCAAAGGTCTGGAATGCAATGTTCCAATCACTAATGCACTTATTGATATGTATGCAAAATGTGGGAGTATGGAATTGGCTAGAGATGTTTTTGACAGCTTGCCTAATAGAAGTGTGGTTTCCTGGACATCAATTATAGGGGCTTGTGCTTCTCATGGTCATGGGAGAGACGCTCTTCAGTTATTTTCAAAGATGAAAGATGAAGCAATGCAACCTAATAGCTTCACCTTCACTGCTGTATTGACAGCTTGTCGACATTCAGGTCTTGTACAGGAAGGGAGGAAGCACTTTGAGAGCATGAAAACAGAATATTCGATAGTGCCAGAGGTGGAGCAATGTGCTTGTATGGTGGATCTTCTAGGACGAGCAGGCCAACTTCGTGAGGCTTATGAATTTATACAAAACATGCCTATTGAGCCTGATGCAAATGTTTGGGGAGCTTTGCTTGGTGCTTGCAAAATTCATGGCAATCTTGAGCTGGCAGAATCTCTAGCAGATCGACTATTTGATTTAAATCCCCAGACAGTTCCTTTCTACATACTCATGAAAAACATCTATGCTGAAGCCGGAAGGTGGGAGGATGTAGCTAGGTTGAAATTCTTGTTGGATGAAGTGGAAGCTGAAAAGATTCCTGGCAAAAGTTCAGTTGAGATAAATCAACGGATTCACACATTTTTGTCTGGGTCAAGGATTTCAAACTTCTCAAGAGTTCCACTCCATGAATATGGTGTTCAACTGAAGTATTAG
- the LOC132038491 gene encoding uncharacterized protein LOC132038491 produces MEQDKREKDMERKMEELLEKSNRVIRNPTSLSYDDLCMHPNLDLPKGFKIPKFEIFNGTGNPKAHLRSYCDQLVGIKKNEPLIMRLFSRSLAGEAAEWFATQDIRRWLTWEGKAETFMERFRFNVEIVPESRWKAEAACDQPPICEEELVSVFIRSQDPNFYDRMLSMVGRTFSELVKMGEAIEDGFKSEKKISMFNKASGKDAAGVFRKKKEDVASISHTPSPNTKSREEPQSPHQIPPPVNYPTSPYSPVPVFYA; encoded by the exons ATGGAGCAAGACAAACGTGAGAAAGACATGGAACGGAAGATGGAGGAATTATTGGAAAAATCCAACAGAGTCATAAGAAATCCTACAAGTTTGAGCTATGATGACCTGTGCATGCACCCGAATTTGGACTTACCAAAAGGGTTCAAGATCCCGAAGTTTGAAATATTCAATGGGACAGGGAATCCCAAAGCACATCTCCGTTCCTACTGCGACCAATTGGTCGGCATAAAAAAGAACGAGCCTTTAATTATGAGGTTATTCAGCCGGAGCTTAGCGGGAGAGGCCGCCGAATGGTTCGCAACCCAAGACATACGCCGTTGGCTAACTTGGGAAGGCAAGGCAGAGACtttcatggaaagattccgATTCAATGTCGAAATAGTGCCAGAAAG CCGATGGAAGGCTGAAGCAGCCTGTGACCAACCACCAATATGCGAAGAGGAATTGGTATCTGTATTTATCCGGTCACAAGATCCGAATTTCTACGATCGAATGCTGTCCATGGTCGGGAGGACATTTTCTGAACTCGTCAAGATGGGGGAGGCTATAGAAGATGGTTTTAAatccgaaaaaaaaattagcatgTTCAACAAGGCGTCTGGCAAAGATGCTGCAGGAGTCTTCcgcaaaaagaaagaggacgtggcGAGCATATCCCACACACCAAGCCCAAATACCAAAAGCCGAGAAGAGCCACAGTCTCCTCACCAAATACCACCTCCTGTCAATTATCCAACTTCTCCTTACAGCCCTGTGCCGGTGTTCTACGCATAA